A part of Solibacillus sp. FSL H8-0538 genomic DNA contains:
- a CDS encoding acylphosphatase — protein MAKRAHIVFFGDVDGTGYRFFLQQKAVDLGLKGFIQKTEDGKIEVDIEGKPNSVDEFISFIGKGVSLQSESNSFKVEIFETIIGYTTLKSELV, from the coding sequence TTGGCAAAGCGTGCACATATAGTATTTTTTGGCGATGTCGACGGTACTGGCTATCGTTTTTTCCTTCAACAGAAAGCTGTTGACCTCGGCCTTAAAGGATTTATTCAAAAAACGGAAGACGGCAAAATTGAAGTCGACATTGAGGGCAAACCAAATTCTGTGGATGAGTTTATTTCATTTATTGGAAAAGGCGTTAGTTTGCAATCAGAATCAAACTCCTTTAAAGTAGAAATTTTTGAGACAATAATCGGATATACAACACTAAAGTCGGAGCTTGTATAG
- a CDS encoding 5-bromo-4-chloroindolyl phosphate hydrolysis family protein produces the protein MLNTMNFITRHLINFFVGFAAFIIAGINLAGAAILLAIPISIALYYVSNKLALTIQKGKRSKELGITPSEYSHIEEQIKQAKQLIQSLSQQYIRVRSIRSFKLILEMSKLSKRIVNIVQKNPSKFYAVEDFFYAHLPSAVELTNKYTLLSNEQVTGTEIHLALEDTRKTLKDLHVTMEDDLKSALASDIENLRIELDFAKLSNEKRKERLKIGGEE, from the coding sequence ATGCTTAATACGATGAACTTTATCACTAGACATTTAATTAATTTCTTCGTTGGTTTTGCAGCGTTTATTATAGCAGGCATTAATTTGGCAGGAGCAGCGATACTACTTGCTATTCCAATTTCCATTGCTCTTTATTATGTAAGTAATAAATTAGCATTAACAATTCAAAAAGGCAAACGGAGTAAAGAGTTAGGCATTACACCTTCCGAATATAGTCATATTGAAGAGCAAATTAAACAGGCAAAACAGTTAATACAGTCGTTATCTCAACAATATATCCGTGTCCGCTCTATTCGCTCATTTAAGCTTATTCTTGAGATGAGCAAACTTTCAAAGCGGATTGTGAATATTGTACAAAAGAATCCAAGCAAATTTTATGCAGTGGAGGATTTTTTCTATGCACACCTCCCTTCTGCTGTCGAGTTAACAAATAAATATACCTTATTATCGAACGAACAGGTTACCGGAACGGAGATTCATCTTGCTCTTGAAGATACCCGTAAAACATTAAAGGATTTACACGTAACGATGGAAGATGATTTGAAGAGCGCCCTGGCTTCTGACATTGAAAATTTGAGGATCGAGTTAGATTTCGCTAAATTATCAAACGAAAAACGTAAAGAACGTCTGAAAATCGGTGGTGAGGAGTAG
- a CDS encoding toxic anion resistance protein, with the protein MIEKSGNLFEVFKTTGSSSVEVASEQFAMHVENNVATPLFAALDAHTKNRAMDLARNLQMTKYEYVLSFGLPAQDALKQFTSQMLLHVQRKEVSKVGDVLFDLMQHLEKIDPDALVEQEKGFFSMMFSRQKKSIQEVMSHYKKLSNQIDRLGIQLSHTQTGLLSDYKFLDELYGLNEDYFHEINVYIAAVEIKKHHLLQDVLPKLQVQTLESDDPMQKHKLQDLHMQIEWLDKRMYDLEISREISIQCAPHIRLIQQTNQMLIEKIQSSVMTTIPLWQSQISMLLSMNSQRRAMQSQQRLMDVSDELMRKNGKMMDVTARATRKQKGVSHSDIDRFKQTQLQLLKEIEDTLRIQATSNEKRHQVETTILDMK; encoded by the coding sequence GTGATTGAAAAAAGCGGTAACCTTTTTGAAGTCTTTAAAACAACCGGTAGTTCCTCAGTAGAGGTGGCTAGCGAACAATTTGCCATGCATGTTGAAAATAATGTAGCGACACCGCTATTTGCTGCCCTAGACGCACATACAAAAAATCGCGCTATGGATCTTGCAAGGAACCTACAAATGACGAAATATGAGTACGTACTTTCATTTGGCTTACCCGCACAAGATGCTCTTAAGCAATTCACATCGCAAATGCTACTCCATGTCCAGCGTAAAGAAGTATCAAAAGTTGGCGATGTACTCTTTGATTTAATGCAGCATTTAGAGAAAATTGACCCAGATGCACTTGTCGAACAGGAAAAAGGCTTTTTCAGTATGATGTTTTCACGTCAAAAGAAATCAATTCAGGAAGTCATGTCACATTATAAAAAGCTAAGTAACCAAATTGATCGCCTTGGTATTCAGCTGTCTCATACGCAAACTGGACTACTTTCTGATTACAAATTTTTAGACGAACTGTACGGGTTAAACGAAGACTATTTTCATGAGATTAACGTCTATATTGCAGCAGTGGAGATAAAAAAACATCATCTATTGCAAGATGTGCTACCAAAGCTTCAGGTACAAACGCTAGAAAGCGATGACCCTATGCAAAAGCATAAGCTCCAAGATTTACATATGCAAATTGAATGGCTCGATAAACGTATGTATGATCTTGAAATATCGCGTGAGATTTCCATTCAGTGCGCACCGCATATACGTTTAATTCAGCAGACGAACCAAATGCTGATTGAAAAAATTCAGTCTTCTGTTATGACTACGATTCCACTATGGCAATCGCAAATTTCGATGTTATTGAGCATGAACAGTCAGCGCCGGGCTATGCAATCACAGCAGCGCCTAATGGATGTTTCGGACGAGCTCATGCGTAAAAATGGGAAAATGATGGATGTCACAGCAAGAGCTACGCGCAAGCAAAAAGGTGTAAGTCATTCCGATATTGACCGCTTCAAGCAAACTCAGCTTCAGCTATTAAAAGAAATCGAAGACACACTGCGCATACAGGCAACAAGTAATGAAAAGCGCCATCAAGTTGAAACGACCATTCTTGATATGAAATAA
- a CDS encoding DUF6501 family protein, which yields MLHLNWKDAPTIRTVKCVHTNASKYLVSNVLTVGKEYEVKNETEEFIFVIDNTGKVGGYYKEYFA from the coding sequence ATGTTACATTTAAATTGGAAAGATGCACCGACGATTCGCACAGTAAAATGTGTACATACAAATGCATCGAAGTACTTAGTATCAAACGTACTAACTGTAGGTAAAGAATACGAAGTGAAAAATGAAACGGAAGAATTCATTTTCGTTATCGACAACACAGGTAAAGTTGGCGGTTACTACAAAGAGTACTTTGCGTAA
- a CDS encoding amino acid ABC transporter ATP-binding protein: MENIIEIQHLSKSFGSHEVLRDVNFNVRKGEVVCLIGSSGSGKSTLLRCINLLERPSGGQIIYKGKNILDDKHDIEHYRTHLGMVFQQFNLFNNLNVLGNCIVGQQKVLKRSKAEATETATKFLKVVGMESFVNAKPRQLSGGQKQRVAIARALAMDPDVMLFDEPTSALDPEMVGEVLKVMRMLADQGNTMLIVTHEMEFAKEVADRVVFMDKGVIVEEGHPSEVLANPKHERTQAFLKRTLK; the protein is encoded by the coding sequence ATGGAAAATATTATTGAAATTCAACATTTAAGTAAATCATTCGGTAGTCACGAAGTATTACGTGACGTTAACTTTAACGTAAGAAAAGGCGAAGTTGTATGTCTAATAGGTTCATCAGGTTCTGGTAAATCCACTCTTCTGCGTTGTATTAATTTACTTGAGCGTCCAAGTGGCGGTCAGATTATTTATAAGGGTAAAAATATTTTAGACGACAAGCATGATATCGAGCATTACCGTACCCATTTAGGGATGGTATTCCAGCAGTTTAATTTATTTAATAACTTGAATGTACTAGGAAATTGCATCGTTGGGCAGCAAAAGGTGTTAAAACGTTCAAAGGCAGAGGCAACAGAAACAGCGACAAAATTTTTAAAAGTAGTTGGTATGGAGTCTTTCGTGAACGCCAAGCCACGCCAATTATCTGGTGGGCAAAAACAGCGTGTCGCAATTGCACGTGCGCTAGCAATGGACCCGGATGTAATGCTATTTGATGAACCAACATCAGCACTGGACCCTGAAATGGTAGGCGAAGTATTAAAAGTTATGCGAATGCTCGCGGATCAGGGCAACACGATGCTCATCGTAACGCATGAAATGGAGTTTGCAAAGGAAGTGGCAGACCGAGTTGTCTTTATGGATAAAGGGGTCATCGTAGAAGAAGGGCATCCTAGTGAAGTACTAGCGAATCCGAAGCATGAACGTACACAAGCATTCCTAAAACGTACATTAAAATAA
- a CDS encoding amino acid ABC transporter permease, whose amino-acid sequence MSLDTIISILQNNWPMFLRGAYMTLAIAIVSTIIGALIGFFIGVMHTIPVRKKSFKSVILKIFNFILTCYVEIFRGTPMIVQAMVVFYGLASYGLELDRFIAALVVVGLNTGAYMAEIVRGGIVSIDKGQYEAAQAIGMNHVKIMLFIVLPQVARNILPATGNQLVMNIKDTAVLNVISVTELFYQTKSVAGANFKFAESFLIASVLYLIMTFTATRALRWMERRLDGPDSYQVETVHKPENVM is encoded by the coding sequence ATGAGTTTAGATACAATTATCTCAATCTTGCAAAATAACTGGCCGATGTTTTTACGCGGCGCATATATGACACTAGCGATTGCAATTGTTAGTACAATTATTGGTGCTCTTATCGGATTTTTCATCGGAGTCATGCACACAATTCCGGTGCGCAAAAAATCATTCAAAAGCGTGATTTTAAAAATCTTCAATTTTATCTTAACGTGCTATGTTGAGATTTTCCGTGGTACACCAATGATTGTACAGGCGATGGTTGTATTCTATGGGCTTGCTTCTTATGGCTTAGAATTAGACCGTTTCATAGCCGCACTTGTTGTTGTAGGGTTGAATACAGGTGCATATATGGCAGAAATTGTACGCGGTGGGATTGTCTCAATTGATAAAGGACAATACGAAGCAGCCCAAGCAATTGGGATGAATCATGTGAAGATCATGTTATTTATCGTTCTACCACAGGTTGCGCGTAATATTTTGCCAGCAACAGGAAATCAATTGGTTATGAATATTAAAGATACGGCCGTTCTAAATGTAATTAGTGTAACTGAGCTGTTTTATCAAACAAAATCGGTTGCCGGCGCAAATTTTAAATTTGCCGAGTCATTTTTAATCGCCTCTGTACTCTACTTAATTATGACATTTACAGCAACTAGAGCTTTACGTTGGATGGAAAGACGTTTAGATGGTCCTGATTCTTATCAAGTAGAAACCGTTCACAAGCCAGAAAACGTTATGTAA
- a CDS encoding transporter substrate-binding domain-containing protein yields MKKKLVVFMAAMMAMFVLSACGEDETSSDTKEVFKVGMEAGYAPFNWTQSSDANGAVKIEGAAEYAGGYDVEIAKQIAAGLGKELVIVKTEWDGLVPALQSGVVDAIIAGMSPTEDRKQSIDFTSDYYTSDFVIVTKKGSVYENAKNLADFAGAKITAQLNTTNYNVIDQIPDVKIQAAMDNFPAMRVAVESGVIDGYVAERPEAISAAAANENFVYVVLEDGFATEPADTAVAVGVRKDFDLTEKINEVLAGITEDDRQKLMEDAIANQPAAQ; encoded by the coding sequence ATGAAGAAAAAATTAGTAGTATTTATGGCAGCAATGATGGCAATGTTCGTTCTTTCAGCATGTGGTGAGGATGAAACGTCATCAGACACGAAAGAAGTGTTCAAAGTAGGTATGGAGGCAGGCTATGCGCCATTTAACTGGACACAGTCATCAGACGCAAACGGTGCTGTGAAAATCGAAGGTGCTGCTGAATACGCGGGTGGATACGACGTAGAAATCGCTAAGCAAATCGCAGCTGGCCTTGGGAAAGAGCTTGTGATCGTAAAAACGGAGTGGGACGGTTTAGTTCCAGCGCTACAATCAGGTGTTGTAGATGCGATTATTGCAGGGATGAGCCCAACGGAAGATCGTAAACAATCAATTGATTTTACGTCAGATTACTATACATCTGATTTTGTGATCGTAACGAAAAAAGGTAGTGTGTATGAAAATGCAAAAAATTTAGCAGATTTTGCAGGTGCGAAAATTACAGCACAATTAAACACAACAAACTACAACGTAATTGACCAAATTCCAGATGTAAAAATTCAAGCGGCAATGGATAACTTCCCAGCAATGCGTGTAGCTGTTGAATCTGGTGTAATTGATGGGTATGTAGCAGAACGTCCAGAAGCAATTTCTGCTGCTGCAGCAAATGAAAACTTCGTATATGTCGTTCTAGAAGACGGCTTTGCAACAGAACCAGCTGATACAGCGGTAGCAGTAGGAGTTCGTAAAGATTTTGACTTAACAGAAAAAATCAACGAAGTGCTAGCAGGTATTACAGAAGATGACCGTCAAAAGCTAATGGAAGACGCAATCGCGAACCAACCAGCAGCGCAATAA
- a CDS encoding transglutaminase family protein, with amino-acid sequence MKYRIKHTNIFRYESPVEQSLNTIRLKPRNNECQRVLSYNVKINPLSLTKEYIDIWDNNIGSFFIAEKHNELIITSSSIVSVQKAPYIYEIQFSNEMRNIFYSQMFHEHYLPYLSVSNFTTLEPRQIDEVLGVIGTHYNNPVKFACDLMTYLFNVIKYDPKATTVETTASEAFDLKVGVCQDFTHIMLAVLRYCCIPARYISGYLYVGEGDDLIGDTATHAWVEIMVPGIGWIGLDPTNNVEVLDNHINLCVGRDFRDVSPVEGVYQGGKHTLEVIVDVNQIKHL; translated from the coding sequence ATGAAATACCGAATAAAACATACAAATATTTTTCGCTATGAAAGTCCTGTGGAGCAGTCGTTAAATACGATTCGTTTAAAGCCTCGAAATAATGAATGTCAGCGCGTGCTCTCTTACAATGTGAAAATTAATCCATTATCATTAACAAAGGAATATATAGATATTTGGGATAATAATATAGGGAGCTTCTTTATTGCAGAAAAGCATAATGAACTCATCATTACGTCAAGTTCAATTGTAAGTGTGCAAAAAGCGCCGTACATTTACGAAATTCAATTTTCTAATGAAATGCGTAATATATTTTACTCGCAAATGTTTCATGAACATTATTTACCTTATTTAAGTGTTTCAAATTTTACAACGCTTGAGCCACGTCAAATAGATGAGGTACTTGGTGTAATAGGCACGCATTATAATAATCCAGTAAAGTTTGCATGCGATTTAATGACCTATTTATTTAACGTCATTAAGTATGATCCGAAGGCTACAACTGTGGAAACTACTGCAAGTGAGGCATTCGATTTGAAAGTCGGCGTTTGTCAAGATTTTACACATATTATGCTTGCTGTACTTCGTTACTGTTGTATCCCGGCTCGTTATATTAGCGGTTACCTTTATGTAGGTGAGGGTGATGACTTAATCGGCGATACCGCGACACATGCGTGGGTGGAAATTATGGTGCCGGGTATTGGGTGGATTGGCTTAGATCCAACAAATAATGTCGAAGTGCTAGATAATCACATTAATCTATGTGTAGGACGAGATTTTCGTGATGTTTCGCCGGTTGAAGGGGTATATCAGGGCGGAAAACATACGCTAGAAGTAATTGTCGACGTAAACCAAATTAAACATTTGTAG
- a CDS encoding alpha-E domain-containing protein — MLSRVADSLYWIGRYSERTETNAHIIDTQIERMLEQSRNDCGYEKEWHTVLDICGYIEVYSARYESYYLQQMVYYLLFDEYNYNSIDSLIKSIRNNARNTRDLIPNELWEEWNELYLSMQVKTVDEEFTVLKTTEFLTKIRKTSLTATGIIDSLMTRDECFQFVKIGKWIERSEKTALIVLRLLENEDVLTREIAVTSGLQLTNSFEEYTRRFRIRTSDNVLNFLMGDTKCSRSVAYGIRKIKRTVLDIEEDSVSSPYAQEMFEALEQLELIVQKDASLMSVEQRKEWVKEIHTQCSNFGPVFARTYYLNAPILVD; from the coding sequence ATGCTTAGTCGTGTTGCGGACTCACTTTACTGGATTGGCCGTTATAGCGAACGAACAGAAACGAACGCACATATTATTGACACACAAATTGAGCGTATGCTGGAGCAAAGTCGTAATGATTGTGGTTATGAAAAAGAATGGCATACAGTATTAGATATTTGTGGTTATATTGAAGTCTATTCGGCACGTTATGAAAGTTATTATTTGCAGCAAATGGTGTATTATTTATTATTTGATGAATACAATTATAATTCCATTGACTCATTAATTAAAAGCATTCGTAATAACGCCCGGAATACGCGGGATCTCATTCCAAATGAGCTTTGGGAAGAATGGAATGAACTATATTTATCGATGCAGGTCAAGACTGTAGATGAAGAGTTTACAGTATTAAAGACTACGGAGTTTTTAACGAAGATACGAAAAACATCATTGACAGCTACGGGGATTATTGACTCGCTTATGACGCGTGATGAATGCTTCCAATTTGTGAAAATTGGTAAGTGGATTGAGCGTTCTGAAAAAACAGCATTAATTGTCCTGCGTTTACTCGAAAATGAAGATGTTCTTACACGAGAAATTGCTGTAACATCTGGACTACAGTTAACAAATTCGTTTGAGGAATATACTCGTCGCTTTCGTATACGCACTTCTGACAACGTATTGAATTTCTTAATGGGAGATACAAAATGCTCTCGCTCTGTTGCCTATGGTATTCGCAAAATTAAACGAACTGTACTTGATATTGAAGAGGATTCGGTTAGTAGTCCATATGCGCAGGAAATGTTTGAAGCACTAGAGCAACTGGAACTCATCGTGCAAAAAGATGCTTCGTTAATGAGTGTTGAACAACGGAAAGAATGGGTAAAGGAAATCCATACACAGTGCTCGAATTTTGGTCCCGTTTTTGCGCGCACTTATTATTTAAATGCACCAATACTTGTTGATTGA
- a CDS encoding circularly permuted type 2 ATP-grasp protein, translating into MFKPYDSSSFYDEMLNGDKPKKHYIPFYEQLISFSETELFEKHNSAQSSFLRQGITFTVYGAEGGTERTMPFDFVPIIIPAEAWETIEKGMKQRVKALNLFLHDVYNEQKIVQAGVVPKTLIDNNPYYYKQVIGANIPLKNHIFLAGIDLIRDENGKYCVLEDNLRNPSGMSYVYQNRYVMRKMYPEFFRNYAIETLEEKIVHMQDALLSHRPKNVSEHEELHAVLLTAGIYNAAYYDHVFLAKEMNITLVEGRDLVVKDNIVYLKTIHGLKRVDIIYRRIDDDFLDPTVFREDSMLGIANILAAYKEGNVAILNAIGNGVADDKAMYVYVPDMIRFYLNEEPIIDNVKTYLLEDEAQREWVLERLDKLVVKNVGASGGYDMLIGPHSTPELREEFRNKILEAPHQYIAQPTIKLSRAPAYQDGRFYPCHVDLRVFVIQGTETHVLPGGLSRVALKEGSLVVNSSQGGGGKDTWIIKEAKVHA; encoded by the coding sequence ATGTTTAAACCGTATGATTCAAGTTCTTTTTATGATGAAATGCTAAATGGAGACAAGCCAAAAAAACATTATATTCCTTTTTATGAACAGCTAATTAGTTTTTCTGAAACAGAGCTTTTTGAAAAACATAATTCTGCACAGTCGAGTTTTTTACGTCAAGGTATTACATTTACAGTGTACGGTGCTGAAGGTGGTACAGAGCGCACTATGCCTTTTGACTTTGTGCCAATTATTATTCCAGCAGAGGCGTGGGAAACGATAGAAAAAGGTATGAAGCAGCGTGTAAAGGCGTTAAACTTATTTCTTCATGATGTGTATAATGAACAAAAAATTGTACAAGCAGGGGTTGTACCTAAAACATTAATCGATAATAATCCGTATTACTATAAGCAAGTTATTGGGGCAAATATCCCGCTGAAAAATCATATTTTCTTAGCTGGGATAGACTTAATCCGTGATGAAAACGGAAAATATTGTGTACTTGAAGATAATTTACGCAACCCTTCAGGCATGAGTTACGTGTATCAAAATCGTTACGTCATGCGCAAAATGTATCCGGAATTTTTCCGTAATTACGCTATTGAAACGTTAGAGGAGAAAATAGTACATATGCAGGATGCGTTATTATCACATCGTCCGAAAAATGTGTCCGAGCATGAAGAGCTACATGCAGTCCTTCTAACAGCAGGTATTTATAACGCGGCTTATTACGATCATGTATTTTTAGCGAAAGAAATGAATATTACGCTTGTGGAGGGCCGTGATTTAGTCGTCAAAGATAATATTGTCTATTTAAAAACAATTCATGGATTGAAGCGTGTCGATATTATTTATCGTCGTATTGATGATGATTTCTTAGATCCAACTGTCTTTAGGGAGGATTCAATGCTCGGGATAGCCAATATTTTAGCAGCGTACAAAGAGGGCAACGTAGCGATTTTAAATGCAATAGGGAACGGTGTAGCTGATGATAAGGCGATGTATGTTTACGTTCCTGATATGATCCGCTTTTATTTAAATGAAGAGCCGATTATTGATAATGTGAAAACGTATTTGCTTGAGGATGAGGCGCAACGTGAATGGGTGTTAGAGCGCTTAGACAAGCTCGTTGTGAAAAATGTAGGTGCATCAGGCGGGTATGATATGCTTATTGGTCCACATTCGACGCCAGAGCTACGAGAGGAATTCCGCAACAAAATACTAGAAGCACCGCATCAATATATTGCACAGCCGACAATTAAATTATCCCGTGCGCCTGCTTACCAAGACGGCCGCTTTTATCCTTGTCATGTCGACTTACGTGTATTTGTCATACAAGGGACGGAAACACATGTGTTGCCAGGTGGATTATCCCGCGTTGCTTTAAAAGAGGGCTCGCTCGTTGTCAACTCTTCACAAGGTGGTGGCGGAAAAGATACGTGGATTATTAAGGAGGCGAAGGTGCATGCTTAG
- the odhB gene encoding 2-oxoglutarate dehydrogenase complex dihydrolipoyllysine-residue succinyltransferase codes for MAEIKVPELAESITEGTIAQWVKKVGDRVEKGEFIVELETDKVNAEIISEEAGILTQITAAEGDTVLVGQVIAIVEAGEGAAPAPAPQVTAAPAPAQEEPKAAPAAPAPVQVVEESSERVVASPAARKLAREKGIDLASISPVDPQGRVRVQDVAAHGIAPVATPAAPEAPKATVAVDESRVTVEKMSRRRQTIAKRLLEVRQSTAMLTTFNEIDMTNVMALRSRKKDQFFESTGSRLGFMSFFTKAVVAALKKYPYVNAQISGDEMHLNNFFDIGVAVSTEEGLVVPVVRDADRKNFSEIEDTIAGLAAKARDKKLGLNDLSGGSFTITNGGVFGSLMSTPIMNGTQAGILGMHTIQKRPVAVNGEVEIRPMMYVALSYDHRIIDGKDSVGFLKTVKELIENPEDLLLNS; via the coding sequence GTGGCTGAGATTAAAGTCCCTGAATTAGCAGAATCAATTACTGAAGGTACAATTGCCCAATGGGTGAAAAAAGTTGGAGATCGCGTAGAAAAAGGCGAATTCATCGTAGAATTGGAAACAGATAAAGTAAATGCTGAAATCATCTCTGAAGAAGCTGGTATTTTAACACAAATTACAGCTGCAGAAGGCGACACAGTTCTTGTAGGTCAAGTAATTGCAATCGTTGAAGCAGGCGAAGGCGCAGCACCAGCACCTGCTCCACAAGTTACAGCAGCACCAGCTCCGGCACAAGAAGAGCCAAAAGCAGCACCAGCAGCACCAGCACCAGTTCAGGTAGTTGAAGAATCGAGTGAACGTGTAGTCGCTTCTCCAGCAGCACGTAAACTGGCTCGTGAAAAAGGCATCGATCTTGCTAGTATCTCTCCAGTAGATCCACAAGGTCGTGTACGCGTTCAAGACGTAGCAGCTCATGGCATTGCACCAGTTGCAACTCCAGCGGCACCTGAAGCTCCTAAAGCAACAGTAGCAGTAGATGAGTCTCGCGTAACTGTTGAAAAAATGTCACGACGTCGTCAAACGATTGCAAAACGTTTACTTGAAGTACGTCAATCAACTGCAATGTTAACTACATTCAATGAAATCGACATGACAAACGTAATGGCTTTACGTTCTCGTAAAAAAGATCAATTCTTCGAGTCAACTGGCTCTCGTCTTGGTTTCATGTCATTCTTCACAAAAGCTGTAGTAGCAGCGCTTAAAAAATATCCATATGTAAACGCGCAAATTTCAGGTGACGAAATGCACTTAAATAACTTCTTTGATATCGGTGTAGCTGTTTCAACTGAAGAAGGTTTAGTAGTACCAGTAGTACGCGATGCAGATCGTAAAAACTTCTCTGAAATCGAGGACACAATTGCAGGTCTTGCGGCAAAAGCTCGTGACAAAAAATTAGGTCTTAACGATCTTTCAGGTGGTTCATTCACAATCACAAATGGTGGTGTATTTGGTTCATTAATGTCTACACCAATCATGAACGGTACACAAGCTGGTATTCTTGGTATGCACACAATCCAAAAACGTCCAGTAGCAGTAAATGGTGAAGTTGAAATCCGCCCAATGATGTATGTGGCATTATCGTATGACCACCGTATTATCGATGGCAAAGACTCTGTAGGCTTCTTAAAAACAGTAAAAGAATTAATCGAGAATCCGGAAGATTTATTACTAAACTCTTAA